The region GATTTGGGCTTGGAAATTCGTATCAGTGGTTTGGGTTTGCTGGACAGTCACCAGTTCAAGCTTGGGATGCTCACGAATGGCTTTTTGAAAGATCTCGGTTTCTGAGCGACTAAAGGCATCATCTTGGGCAAAGAAGACAGCCACTCGGCGAATGTTGGGGTTAATCTCAAGGGCCGCTTGAATCGCCGTGGGCGCCACCACCTCCACCCCTGCGGAGACGCGACTAATGAAGGCACCCATTTCAGGAATGCCACGGGCTGTATTGGAGGGAGCGACAACCGGTACACCCGCTTGCTCGGCAATGGGATCGGCACTAAAGGCTTGCTGCGAGAGGGTAGGGCCAACAATCCCAATCACGCGATCGCCATTGATCAAGGTTTGAAAAACGTTCACTGCCCCGGCCTCATCACTGCCGGTATCCTGAATCACCAGCCGCAGGGTCCGCCCCTTGATCTGGCCTGATTGATTAAAAAATTCCTCGGCGACTCGCACCCCCTGTAGTTGCTCTTGGCCATAGAGAGCCGCATTACCTGTTTGGGCGAGGGCAACCCCCAGGGGCAATGCATTGCTGTTTACTGAGGGAGACTCGGTGGCCGTACAACCACTGAGGGCGATCGCCCCCAGTGCAAGCATGAACCAGGGAGACTTCACCACCAATTAGACCCGTGCTTCCAAAGACTTGAGGTATTCTGTATTCACCCCGGACTCGCGCACAAGGGCAATTTTACCGGTGCGGGCAATTTCGCGAATCCCAAATTTATTCAGCATTTGCACTAGGGCAACCATTTTGCCAGGGTCACCGGAGACCTCGATGATGAGCGAATCGTCGGACACATCCACGACCTTAGCGCGGAAAATTTGCACCAATTCCAAGATTTCAGAGCGGGTGCTGGCAGTGGCATTCACCTTCAGGAGCATCAGCTCCCGTTCTACACAGGGAATTGTGGTAATATCCTGCACCTTGAGGACATTGATCAGCTTGTAGAGTTGCTTGGTCAACTGCTCAATGACAGCATCATCTCCAGGCACCACCATCGTAATACGGGAGATGCCAATTTGCTCCGCAGGTCCTACCGCCAAGCTCTCGATGTTAAAGCCACGCCGCGCAAATAGACCGGCAATGCGAGTGAGCACACCCGCCTCATCTTCCACCAAAACCGATAGGGTATGTTTCATAACTGGGATTGAATCCTGCTGCCGTGCTGGGATGCTGGTTCTCTTTAGTTTAGCGGACAAGCCGACACTCTGCGAAGAGGCGATGGCCAATGCGAAAGAGTTCCTGCCCCCTATGCAGATAGCGATCGTCGTAAGTGTGGCTAAATTGCTCTAGCTCCTCGAGACCATCCACCAGTTGATGCAAACAGTAGTAGAGGTGGGCTGCCACCTTGGCGACAGCTGCAGGGTTGGGTTGGGCTTGGAATGCATAGCGGGCACGGGTAAGGGCGCGGCGACAGTCCTGCAGGTAGGTGAGGAACTGCTCCATGAGGTCATCATCAAAGGGATCGGCAGCAAGGGCATCAATCTGCTGGGGGAGCGATCGCAAGACCGCTGCAATAATCCGACGCACGGGCGTGTAGGTGAGGGCCAGCCATTGTTCTAGCTCGCGATCGGCCGCTTGGGAACGCTGAACATCGGGCCTAGCATTTCTTGGCTGGACACGGTGCCGGGCATCATAGGCCCGCCGAGACTGCTCATCCCCCAAAATTTCATAGGCGGCGTTAATGGCCGCCATTCGCTCATGGCGAGAGCGATCGCTGGGATGGTAGTCGGGGTGATACTGCTTGACTAAGCGCCGATAGGCGGCCTTAATCTCGGCTTGGGTGGCCGTTACTGCCACCTGTAGGGTGACGTAGGGATTGGGCTGAGACATGGAAATTGTGGGCAGACCTCTGTATTTAGGTTAAAGTGCTGATTTGGCGGTGTCGAGAAATGGTTATCTATGAAACTGCAAGAACGTCTTGGGGGAGCCAATATCTATCTTGTGGGCATGATGGGTGCTGGTAAAACCACCACGGGTCGCCTCCTGGCCCAACGCTTGGGCTATAGTTTTGTGGATACCGATGCTGTGATTACGGCGTTTCGCCAACGACCGATTCGCGAAATCTTTGCCCAAGAGGGGGAGCCTGCCTTTCGGGAGTTGGAGCAACAGGTCCTAGCACAGGTCTCTAGTTACCATCACTTAGTGGTGGCCACCGGTGGGGGCATTGTCCTCAACCCGATGAACTGGAGTTATCTGCATCACGGTATTGTGGTCTGGCTTCATGTCCCCCTTGCGGTGCTCTGTCAACGCCTGCGCCAAGATCGGGAACGTCCCCTGTTGCAGGAGCAGCCTCTTGAGGAACGCTTGGGTGAACTGCTGCAGGCGCGTCAACACCTCTATGCTCAGGCAGATTTAGAGCTCAGGATTACGCTGGAAGATACCCCGGAAACGGTGTGCGATCGCCTGTTGGAAACCCTACCCTGTATCTTGAAACCAATGGAACCATGCTAGAGGTTTTGGCCATTCTTTCAGCGGCCGCAGCAGGGGGACTTCGCCTGGCACTTCCCCTACTGTTGATCGGTCTATTGCAGGGGGAACAACTCTGGTCACAGGTCCCTTTGTTGCGTCACTGTTCCCCCTATTGGGTAGTTGGTGTGCTGGCTGCTTGGTCGTTCCTGGAGATCTTTCTTTCTGGGAACCTCTGGGGCTACCGCTTCATTATCCTTGTGCAACTGTGCTTTAGCCCCCTTGTGGGTGCGCTCCTGGGCATGACGGTGGCAACAGCCACAGATACACCCCAGTGGCTCATTGCTACCTTTAGTGGTCTTTTTGCCTTTGTGTTGCAATTGGTGCAGGTGGGTTGGTTTTATCGCCTAGGGAAGCTACCCCGTTGGGTCATTGTCGGACAGGATATCCTGTGTGCGCTGTTAATTTTATTTGCCCTGAGGGCACCCAAGCAGGGCGGGTTGATTGCCTTACTCCTGTTGTGGTTGGCCGTTCGCAGTGCTAAGGATTGGCAGCAACGACATCGCTACTCCCGTCGCCGCCGCCTAAATTCTTAGGACTTGTGCTAGAGTCTCTCTAGCGTGGCAGGAGGATGGGGATGTGAAGCGACAGGTATTCGTTGCAATAGCAATGATGAGTGGGGCGATCGCTAGCCCTACCGCCTTTGCCATGCCTGCCTCCATGCAACAACTTCTGCAAACCAATGCTTGTCCCGGCTGTGATCTGCGGAATGTTGATTTGCGCGGCTATAACTTGGCGGGGGCCAATTTGCGCGGTGCCAATCTTCAGGGCGCCAACCTCCAGGATACCAACCTCATGGTGGCCAATTTGGTAGGGGCAAATCTGAGTCATGCTAACCTCACCGCCGCCTATTTAGAACGAGCCAACCTAGAAGAGGCCAATCTCAGTGGTGCTAACCTTAGCCGTGCAATTTTGCGCCATAGTCATGCTCGCCGTGCCAATTTCAGCAACAGCAACTTAACGGGAGCCGATGTCCGCTATGGGGATTTTCGCCGCGCCCATCTCAACGGCGCTACCTTTGAGCAAGCCAATATGCAGTGGGCACGGTTAGACAATGCCACTGTCGGTCAGACCAACTTTAGGGATGCTTACCGTCCCCGTATGCCCTATCGCCTCAATCTCCCCTAAAGGCGGGGGTGGCACCCATCAGTTCGTAGGGAACCTTGGTGCCCCCAAGGCCACAGTAGCCATTCACATTGCGCTGTAGGTATTGCTGGTGGTAGGGTTCGGCAAAGTAGAATTCAGGCGCCGGTAGAATTTCAGTGGTGATCGTGCCATAGCCAGCGGCTGTTAGGGCTGCTTGGTAGCGATCGCGACTGGCCTCGGCAAGGGCTTTTTGCTCAGGGGAATAGTAGTAGATACCGGAGCGATACTGCGTCCCCACATCATTGCCTTGGCGCATGCCTTGGGTGGGGTCATGGTTTTCCCAAAAGACCTTGAGCAATTCCTCATAGCTGACTATCTGGGGGTCAAAGACCACCCGCACGACCTCATTGTGACCTGTCATGCCCGTGCACACCTCTTCATAGGTGGGATTGGGGGTATAGCCGCCTGCATAGCCCACAGCAGTAACATAGACCCCCGGCACCTGCCAAAACTTGCGCTCAGCCCCCCAAAAGCAGCCCATGCCAAACATCGCTAACTCCATGCCTTCGGGATAGGGAGGGGTGAGGGGATGACCATTAACCAAGTGAGCCTTTGGCACGGGCATTGGTTCTGCTCGGCCGGGTAAAGCCTCACTGGGGCTAGGCATTGTCAACTTTTTGTTTTTGAATCCGAAGAATCCCATGATTGATGTGCCCTCGATAGTTCACGACGCTTTATATATTCTGACGAGCTTTGGGTGAATCATGCGAGGATGGACTACCCTCTCAAGCTTTAGTTGGCTGCTTGCTGACGCTCCCATTCCCTTAAGGGGCGCTGGAGGGCATTTCTGAGATCAAGGGGAACGAGGGTTACCGTCATTTTTTGCCGTGGTGCTGCGGGAGGGTCAATTTCGGCGTAGAGTTTGAGGCCGTCAAAGGTGGTGTCCCCCAAGTGTAAACGGTGCTGCTGGCCGTCTTTGAGGGTGATATCCACAGTGGCCCTGGGGGGAGCAAGGCCATAATCTCTGGCACGTTCAGTAGGTACATCGAGGGAGCGATCGCGCTGACCCGTGGCCAATAGGTTTAATAAGAAGACAACCGTACCCTCTTGCGCGGGGATTTGTTTTTCCCGATCAATCACCCAGTTGCCTGTAGCCAGCTTTTTCAAGTTCAAGCTGTAGTCAGGGGCAATAATTTTCAGTGCCACAACATCCGCCTCTTGGAAGTGGAAGAGGGGTTTCTTGATGGGCGTATCACTACGGTTGGGATTGGGCAGTTGTTGCTCAAACAGCAAGAGACCGCCGCCTAAGATGGCCGCCGTTGTTAAAAGAACTAGCGTTTTTGTGCGGATGCCACTTGCCATTAGCGACCCAATTATCAGCCCATTGATAGGGGAGACGTTCAACTCCCTTGGCGCAGCCTATCGAGGACTGAGCGATCCTCCAAGGTTGAAGTATCGCCAACTACCTCTTGACCTGCGGCTAGGGAACGGAGCAGCCGCCGCATGATTTTGCCTGACCGTGTCTTGGGTAGGGCATCGGTAAAGCGAATCTCCGCTGGACGTGCCAAGGCACCAATTTCATTGACAACGTGTTGCTTTAATTCCTGTTGGAGGGCATCACTGGGGGTCGCCGATCCTTCAAGAATCACAAAAGCAACGATCTCTTCCCCTTTGACCTCGTCGGGTTTACCCACAACGGCGGCTTCAGCAACGGCAGGGTGGGAGACCAATGCCGATTCAATTTCCATGGTGCCCAGGCGGTGGCCCGAGACATTGATCACATCGTCAACCCGTCCCATCACCCAAAAGTAGCCATCTTCATCCCTGCGGGCACCATCGCCGGCAAAGTAAAAATACTGACCATCGCGAGGGGGAATGTGCTCCCAATAGGTGCGGCGGAAGCGATCGGGATCCCCATACACCGTGCGCATCATCCCCGGCCAAGGATGACGAATGACCAGATAGCCACCCTCATTGACGCCGACCGGGTTGCCCTCAAGGTCCACGACATCGGCGAGAATCCCCGGAAAGGGCTTGCTAGCAGAGCCGGGCTTCATAGGAAGTGCCCCCGGCAGTGAGGTGATCATGTGACCCCCGGTTTCCGTTTGCCACCAGGTATCCACAATCGGGCAGCGCTCACCGCCGATGACGCGGTAGTACCACATCCATGCTTCGGGGTTGATGGGTTCACCCACGGTTCCCAAAAGGCGTAGGGAGGAGAGGTCGCGCGCCCGCGGCAAGTGTTCACCCATTTTGATGAAGGCACGAATAGCAGTGGGAGCCGTGTAAAAAATCGTCACCCCATACTTCTCAATCACATCCCAGAAGCAACCGGGGTTGGAGGGGCGGGGTGCCCCTTCATACATGAGGGTGGTGGCACCATTGGACAGCGGCCCATAGACAATATAGCTGTGACCCGTAATCCAGCCAACATCGGCGGTACACCAATAGACATCGGTATCTTGGAGGTCAAAGACCCATTGAGTGGTGATATGGGTGTAGAGGTTGTATCCTGCGGTGGTGTGGACAACACCCTTGGGTTTGCCGGTGGAGCCGGAGGTGTAAAGGATAAAGAGTAAATCCTCGCTGTCCATAGGTTCGGCAGGACAGTCGGCACTGACTCCCTTTTGCAAATCGTGCCACCAGTGATCGCGACCGGGCACCATGGTTACTGGCTGCTGGGTGCGCTGCACCACCAAGACATTTTCAACGCTGGGAACGCCTTGATGGGCAAGGGCTTTATCCACCTGATCTTTCAGGGGTACAATGGCATCTTTACGCCAGCCACCGTCAGCGGTAACAACCAGTTTGGCTTGGGCATCAATGAGGCGATCGCGCAAGGCTTCAGCACTAAAACCGCCAAAGACCACTGAGTGGGGCGCACCAATGCGCGCACAGGCCAACATGGCAATGGCTGCCTCTGGAATCATCGGCATATAAATACCAACGCGATCGCCCTTTTTCACCCCTAGTTGCTTGAGAACATTGGCAAATTGGCACACCTCACGGTGCAGTTGGGCATAGGTGAGAGTGCGGCTATCACCGGGTTCGCCTTCCCAGATTAAGGCGGCTTTATTCTTGCGCCATGTTTTGAGGTGGCGATCCAAGCAGTTGTAGGTGATGTTGATTTTGCCATTGACAAACCACTTGGCATTGGGCGGCTGCCAATCCAGTACTTGCTCCCAAGGTTGAAACCACTCTAGCTCCTGCTGGGCAAGCTCTCCCCAAAAAGCGGCGGGATCAGCTTTTGCCTTTTCGTAGAGGGCATTGTAGGCCTCAAGGGAATGAATCCGCGCCTTGGCCACAAAATCATCGGGGGGATAAAAAAGGCGGTTTTCCTGAAGAATCGACTCAATCGTGGGATGACTCATCCGTTTTATCCGTGGCAGCAGGATCTATCATAAGGGGCGATCGCCTCACCCCTTGCTATCCCCGCTGAATCCAATCCAAACCAATTCCCCGGGCCATCATGGCTGCTAAGAAGGGAATGGCACTGAGAAAGGCCAATTCAGCCCGAATCACCCAGGTCAAACGCTGCACCGTCGGCAATTCCAGGGTTGGGGCTTTCTCTTCCCGCAGCGGTTTAATCCACAGTAGGAACGAGATCGTCGGATACAGCGACAATAACCCCACTAAAATAAATAAGCCCACTTTCAGGTGAAAGACGGGGTTACCTAAATAGTATTCAGTCCCTTTGCCAAAATAGAGAACCCGCAAAATACCGGTCACAAGAACGGTAACCGCAGCAATGCCATAGAGGGCATCAGTAATCACCAATCGCCAAGCCTGTTTAAGATCTAAATCCTTGCGCAGGGTCAAGTGTTCGACTACGAGGGCAGCAAAGGCTACCATAAAGCTGAGGTAATGCAGGTAGGCGATCGCAGCACTGCTCCAAAGGGCGTTCATCCGAAGTGTTCCTTGGCGACTAAGGGAGTTTGCAAAAAGGGCTGTACTAATCCTAGGGGGCAGCCTCGGCATGCGCAAGGGCCAGCCCCACGAGTTTTTAGGCTTTAGCCACGGCGCAGATCTTTGGCCATGGCGCGAAAGAGATCTAAGCTGGGATCTCTGCGGCGGCGTTCCTCTTCTTCCACCGCAGGGGGGATGACATCACTGACACTGGGTTCGGGTTTGCCTTTGTTTTCGGCCTCGGGATTCACCTTTTCAAGGGAGGAGACCAACTCCACCACTTCGACTTCTTCTTTGGCACCGCCAGTTGCAGGGAACGTTTTTTTCACGACCTTGGCGGTGCGCATGTACTCAATGTTGCCGTAGGTCTTGGCTTCATCGGGATCGAGAAAAAAATCTTTGCTGGGCCGGGCATCAGCTTGCGTGCCCCGCCGGAAAAGGCCATCAAAGAGTCCCATAGCGCAATTGTTACCTTTTGTGAAGAAACCGCTGATCAGTTTACAATAAAAGCCCAAGGAGGGGCTATCAGAATTCCGCAAGGGCGTGGCGATCGCTAACTGTAGTGTCAGTTGTTATCCCCTTGGCTCCCCAACCCTTGGCTGCTCATGGTAGGTTAACGGTGGAAATGCCAGAGGATGCAGGACCATGCCAGCCAAAACTAAAGGAGAGTCGCTCGTCCGCTTGCTGAATGTTGGCAAAGCCTACCGTCAGCCCAACGGTCAGGTCATTAGCATTATGGAAAATATTAACCTGGAGTTGCGCACGGGGGAAATTGTTGCCCTCTTGGGGCCCTCAGGATCGGGTAAGTCAACCCTAATGCGCATTATTACAGGTTTAGTTGCACCTACGTCTGGGCAGGTCTTGTACCGCGAGCAGCCAATGCAGGGTTTGAATCCGGGAGCCGCCATCGTCTTTCAAAGTTCGGCGCTCTATCCGTGGCTAACCGTTTTGGAAAATGTGGAACTGGGGCTAAAGGCCTTGGGAGAAGGCCCACATGAAGGCGCACATGAAGGTCAACATTTTGTAACAGCGCTAGGCCGCTGACTGCTGCAACAGTTGTACAATTGGCAACTCAGTAATGTCCCTGCCCAGCAGGGGCTGCACCTGTTCCAAAATAGAGAAAATTTCTTGGCGGCAGTTCCATTGGGAGTTCTCACCGTACTGAAGAGTGAGGTGTGTCAAAACTTCCAAAGCATAGTCAGGAAAGTCTAGTGCATCCGCGATCGCTGCCAGTTTTAGTAGGTGTACTGGCGTTTGTAGGTGAGCATTTTGCAGCTGTTGATCATGACCGAGTAAATCTCGCAGGTAAATGGCATCTGCCCATAGAAGTTGACCTGATCGTCGTTGAGACTGTAAAGGTGAGAGGTAGCGCGGCAAGCGGCACCAACCATCATTAGTCAGCAGGTCAAAGAGCACAAAGCCTCGCGCACGTAAGTAAGCATCAATGTCGCTAAATAGGGGTTGACCTTTGTAGACCTGTGAGAACTCCACTTCAATAACAATACCTAAAGTAGTTGCAGCTAAAAGATGCTCCCCACCTTGCAAAACATCAAGATCGGCACCTTGAACATCCACTTGGAGAACATCCACGCTCTCTAGTCCCTCCGCTTGGGCAAAAGCGCTCAGGGTGGTTGTTTCCACCTGCACAGTCGCCTCAATATTCAAACTGGGATTAAATCCTTGAAAGCGGGATGTATAGCTTGAATTGGGCTCATAGAGAGAGCTGCAGTGGGTTGCGCGCGTAATATAAAGGGTTGCTTCCCCCACTGCTTTACCAAGGGCAAGGGGATAGTGCCGCTCAAACCAATCGATTCCTTGGGCTTCGAGGGCAGCATTTGCCTCATCGCAAGCCTCCGGGTCCGCGTCAAAGCCATAAATCTTTAGGTTAGGAGCAAAAATATGCCACGGGGATTGAGCATAATTATCCTCACGGTAAATTTTGCGAGAACCCACAATGCATAGGGTCAAGGAAATAGGATCGAGCTTCCCTGCACTTTTCAGCGTATTGTTAATAAGTCCCATAGCGCAGTAGACAGTGTACAGCTGACCTAGGATTCTAAATCATGTTTCAAGACGGGGTCTATTTTCTCAAGCCTAGCTATCTAGGCTAGATAGCTGCTCCAACATAATTGCTTAATTGATGTTCTAATTTTTATCCCCTTGGCTCCCCAACCCTTGGCTGCTCATGGTAGGTTAACGGTGGAAATGCCAGAGGATGCAGGACCATGCCAGCCAAAACTAAAGGAGAGTCGCTTGTCCGCTTGCTGAATGTTGGCAAAGCCTACCGTCAGCCCAACGGTCAGGTCATTAGCATTATGGAAAATATTAACCTGGAGTTGCGCACGGGGGAAATTGTTGCCCTCTTGGGGCCCTCAGGATCGGGTAAGTCAACCCTAATGCGCATTATTACAGGTTTAGTTGCACCTACGTCTGGGCAGGTCTTGTACCGCGAGCAGCCAATGCAGGGTTTGAATCCGGGAGCCGCCATCGTCTTTCAAAGTTCGGCGCTCTATCCGTGGCTAACCGTTTTGGAAAATGTGGAACTGGGGCTAAAGGCCTTGGGAGAAGGCCCGCGATCGCGCCGCCGCAAGGCACTGCGGATGATTGATATTATTGGCTTGGATGGCTTTGAAAACGCCTACCCCAAGGAACTGTCGGGGGGCATGCGGCAGCGGGTGGGATTTGCCCGGGCTTTGGCAGTGGAGCCGGAACTCCTGTGCATGGATGAGCCATTTTCGGCCTTGGACGTGCTGACGGCGGAGAACCTGCGTTTTGAACTTCTTGATCTGTGGCTAGAGCACAAAATTCCTACCCAGAGCATTTTGATTGTCACCCACCACATTGAAGAGGCCGTCATTCTCGCCGATCGTATTATTGTTTTGGGGAGCAACCCCGGTCGCGTCCGCGCTGATTTTCCAGTCACCCTGCCCCACTATCGCGATCGCAAGACGCCGGAGTTTCAAGCCACCGTGGATCGCATCTATAAAATTCTCACTAACCCCCATGTAGATGAATTGGAGGAACTAGAACCCAGGCCGACTACCGTTGCCAGCAGTCAGGAACCCCGTTATCCATTGCTGCCCCATGTGCGCATTGGTTCGATCGCCGGTCTATTGGAACTCCTAGAACACCGCAAAGAAGACCTCTACCGCATTGCCCAGGAGTTGCAATTGGAGCTAGACGATATTCTGCCCATTGTCGAAGCTGCCCAGATGATGGAACTGGTGGAGCTGAAGGAGGGGGATATCAGTGTGACCCCTATTGGCAATGCCTTTATTCAGGGGGACATTGACCAGCGCAAGCTGATTATTCGTCAGCAACTCCTCAAGCATATCCGCCTTGTGCAGCAAATCCATACTTTTCTGATGGCTAAGCAAAACCACCGCATTCCCGAAAGTTTGGTGCTGGATATTTTAGAGCGGCACTTTACGCCGCAGGAGGCCGAGCGCCAGCTCAATACCGCCATTGACTGGGGACGCTATGCCGAACTCTTTGGCTATGACGAACCATCTAAGGAAATTTTCCTTGAAGTCAGTGAACCAGAAGAGCCATTGTCCCTTGAAACGACGGCTGTTTGACAACCGCCTACGGAGCCTGCCCTTGGCTAAATTCCTCTAGGGCTTCCAGGACGTGGGTAGCATACATCAGGGCAGGACCGCCGTCCATGGCTACCGTGACCATCAGGGTTTCCATAATTTCCTCAGGGGTTGCGCCCGCCTGCAAGGCAGCGCGGGTATGGAACGCGATACAGCCATCGCAATGCTTAGCCACACCAATAGCAAGGGCAATCAACTCCTTGGTTTTCGTGTCAAGGGCACCGGGGATTGAAGAGGCACGACTCAAGCTATAAAAGGCTTTCATGGCGTCGGGCATCGCCGCCGCTAGCTTTGCCGTGTAGGATTTGATGTGGTTAATTTGCTCAGTGTACATCGCTGTTTTCAAACATTTCGTGTTCCCCCTATCATCCCCCATAGGAAGGCTGACGCTGCTGAAATTTCAACGTTTTTTCTTAATTCCTCTTCCTTTGAATTCCTCTTCCTTTGACGGCAAGAACAGCTTGGGGAATGATTGAGGAGTTGGGGATCATTTTGAGCAGAATTTAGGGTTGGCCTATGGGCTTTAGGTGGATGAGCACAACCGGTTTTTTGAGCGGATTGCTCCTGGTGCTGGGATGTCAAGCAGCGACCGTATTGCCAGGAACCCTAAAAACTCCTGGGAAAGTGCCCCCTTTTGCCCCTCGCTCCCTGTACACAACCATTGATGAGTTTGGCCAGCCTCAGTTTCAAGTTGATGGCCGCAAACTATTTCGCGATCGCCCCCTGCCCCCGCACCGCATTAGTACTGTCCCCATAAAGCTGCTGCAGGTGTTGCGCAGCACTCGCCAGTATTTTCAAGACTTTAGTGAAACCGACCCCATTACCCAACGGGAAGGTATTCTGGGGATTCAAGGGGTTACTCTGCCCCAGGTCCTCGACACACTAGATTTCATGATTGCGACGCTCACGGAGGATATCAGCCGCAAGCGCCCGATTCGTTTGCAGGACCCCGCATTTATTAATCAGCACTTTCGTGTCATTCAATGGCTGCCCCACAATCCCCGTAATCCAAACCAAACTGAGGAATTGCGCCTCACCAACTACGCAGTCTTTACCCATCGCGGCTCCCACACCCCCACACAGACATACAATACGGCCCTTTATGCTCTGCCGCCCCGGGTTTCCAATCAACCAGAGGATAGGTTTTATCAGCAACTGACAAAACAACAGGTTCTTGCCGGGATTTTTGAACCGGGGGGTGCCCTCCATGGCCGGGTACAACCTTTGGCCTACCTGACGCGAGCCGCCTTTGAAGATGCCCTCATGCAGGGGACAATTCTTGTGGAATTTACCGATGGCAGTCGCGCCTTTTTTAATGTGGATCGCAACAATGGTCTGCCCTTTGTTAAGGGGGTTTCTCCCTATGAGCAGCAACGCTACTGGTATTTTCGGCAAGTGGCTGCCATTAAGGGCTACGGCAGCACCATTGAGAACAAAATTAATATTGAACCTGAGGTGACGTTTGCTGGAGATGTTTGGAATATCGGTCTTGGGCGAGTGGTGGTGATTGAAGATCGACGGGGTAAACCGCCCCAACTGCGCCTCGGGGTTATTGCCGATACAGGAGGGGCCTTTGCTCCCAATCTCTATCAGTTGGACTTTTTGGCAGGGATTTTTCGCGATCGCCCCACCTACCAAGCAGTTGCCCGGCAATTACCCAATTATGTCCGTGCCTACATTTTGATTAAAAAGCCTGTAAAAAGCAGGAATCAATAAAAAATTATCCTAGCGCTGGCCAAGAAATTTATGGGTTTGGGGGACAACCCGCACATGGGTTAGCCTTGTTTTGAGTTGCCCTTG is a window of Thermosynechococcus vestitus BP-1 DNA encoding:
- a CDS encoding FkbM family methyltransferase; protein product: MGLINNTLKSAGKLDPISLTLCIVGSRKIYREDNYAQSPWHIFAPNLKIYGFDADPEACDEANAALEAQGIDWFERHYPLALGKAVGEATLYITRATHCSSLYEPNSSYTSRFQGFNPSLNIEATVQVETTTLSAFAQAEGLESVDVLQVDVQGADLDVLQGGEHLLAATTLGIVIEVEFSQVYKGQPLFSDIDAYLRARGFVLFDLLTNDGWCRLPRYLSPLQSQRRSGQLLWADAIYLRDLLGHDQQLQNAHLQTPVHLLKLAAIADALDFPDYALEVLTHLTLQYGENSQWNCRQEIFSILEQVQPLLGRDITELPIVQLLQQSAA
- a CDS encoding AAA-associated domain-containing protein, with amino-acid sequence MPAKTKGESLVRLLNVGKAYRQPNGQVISIMENINLELRTGEIVALLGPSGSGKSTLMRIITGLVAPTSGQVLYREQPMQGLNPGAAIVFQSSALYPWLTVLENVELGLKALGEGPRSRRRKALRMIDIIGLDGFENAYPKELSGGMRQRVGFARALAVEPELLCMDEPFSALDVLTAENLRFELLDLWLEHKIPTQSILIVTHHIEEAVILADRIIVLGSNPGRVRADFPVTLPHYRDRKTPEFQATVDRIYKILTNPHVDELEELEPRPTTVASSQEPRYPLLPHVRIGSIAGLLELLEHRKEDLYRIAQELQLELDDILPIVEAAQMMELVELKEGDISVTPIGNAFIQGDIDQRKLIIRQQLLKHIRLVQQIHTFLMAKQNHRIPESLVLDILERHFTPQEAERQLNTAIDWGRYAELFGYDEPSKEIFLEVSEPEEPLSLETTAV
- a CDS encoding carboxymuconolactone decarboxylase family protein, yielding MYTEQINHIKSYTAKLAAAMPDAMKAFYSLSRASSIPGALDTKTKELIALAIGVAKHCDGCIAFHTRAALQAGATPEEIMETLMVTVAMDGGPALMYATHVLEALEEFSQGQAP